The Gossypium raimondii isolate GPD5lz chromosome 2, ASM2569854v1, whole genome shotgun sequence genome segment AAGACTCTTTAATCACATGGATTTGGAATCTTTAAAGTAAATTTCCCCCCTTTTATACTCTTTACATTACAAGGAAGAACAGTCTCTATTCATCCATGACATTAAAcactcttttgtttttctttacaatGTCAAAGactataattcatttttttttgtctaagatATCTTAATCATATTAGACCACGATTAAATCTAGAATCGAACAGAATTGAATCCCCGAACAGAGACAATGCTTTCTCAATGTTATTTTCTTCAATCCACGAGACTCGAACCTGAAATCTTACTTAAAAAAACATTCGAACTCCTTATAACTTAACTTaataaacattattaaattCTCAATTTCTTAACAGTCAACATGTATTCATTATTAAACTCTAGTCTTGAAATTTCTTGGTAAGTAGGTGGAAtattccttcattttctaaagCTCCAACCCTTTAATTTCCCTTTCTTGTCTAGCAAACAAAGAAATTTTGGAATTATTACAAACAACACTAAACTTGTAAAAGGACATAAGATTGCAACCTTTCCCACTCCTTTGTGGAAGTTTCCCCTTAATTTCACAAAGGAAAATAGGGGCACTGGAAGGAGGGTTTGAGCTGCTATATGCTGCATGAAATAGCACATTTAGGCATCATCATCACCATGATGGGATTCATGTACATGCATGCCACCCACATCATGACTTTACATGTGCACATGCAAAAGAGATAAGCTTGGGAGGGGAAAAAAGGGGTTAAATCTACATGGCACTAAATGATGGGTTTCATTGAAAAATGGAGAGAAAATTGAATATGCTTGCAGAAGGAAATTGTTTGGAAAAAATGGAAGCTCAAATACTGCCAAGAAAACATTtgattgaaagaaagaaaaaggaacacTCACATCATCATGAACTTTCTTTCTCATGTtcacttttacaaattttagatAATATAGGTCAAATACATCAggaaaatttagtccttatattttaatttgttataatttgatctATTTCCTATAATTAGTGTTATACTTACCCTATATCATTTAAAAggtgaaattataattatcaaaataattaattttcactaatttgctcttttatataaaaaatcaattggtttttttaaaaagcgaAAATTATAATTCACTAATATATAACAATATCCTAAATTGTACCAAACCTTACAATGGGGTGATGGCAACATCCACCATGAAGCATTGGCTTGTTGGGTGACTGATTGCCCAGTGTTTGTCCCTTTTTAGCCTTTTAGTAAACTTTGTAGTAATaagttatattgtattttttgaacattaatctcattataggtttttgTCATATCTGTTTCTTTTGATataatgcctagaactacccatgTTCTCTTGCACTGACAACAATACCGATACTAatcaagctaagactcaataaacaattatattgtACTTTGAACATTAGAAATTTACGAATTTATAAATCGTAAAACGTATATAACACAAAATTTCAGGAAAGGGAGTAGAAAGAGCCCATGTACATTACAGCAAGTTGCTCTTATCATGTATCCTGTTCCCTAACCAGGACAGCAAAGAAATAGGTTAAAAAATGGCTTGATGCTGAGCACACCTAATAACGACACACAGAAAGTTAAGGGGTTTATTCACAAGGTTCATAGGCCTGCctgttttctttgaaataatttgGTAGGTTCTCTCCTCCCCTATTATTCACACCCTTTTGGTCTAAGGGTTTtgaatttgggattttttttttatcttaatttgattttttatttttataatgttatagtaAGTACTAATCGGTATGTTAATTCCTGTTGTTAAAGTATTAACaatgttatttatttgattttataatgttatagtagtcccttctcaacccataaataagaagataatatatttcagcgcactcgaacccattTCGTCCTGCATTGATAACAATACCCACGTTAATTGAGCTAAGATGCAACCAGCAAgtattaacaatattattagttgctaacaatgttaataaattcatgaaaatcattgaaatattaatattgttatctAACTTATGAatttcttttgttgttgttgttgagttaacctaTGAAAAGCATTATTAAAATAGAGAATAAAATGATATCCAATTAAAGAAAACGAACtaaattggttaaaatatgtcataaattTTTCTACTCTTCagaaatttggaatttagttcttgtacttttattttctaagaatttagtctttctacttttcaattttcaaaattcaagtcaaaTTGTTAACACcgttaaatttattggtgtgacattttgaaattaaaaaatattcacttGATAGCAATGTAACTAAAAAGGTAACGTtgtaatgaacctaaatttaacaaaatgatctttaacaatgttaataattgaacCTGAATTCTAAAATCTGGAAAGTAAATCAACTAaatccctaaaaataaaaatacaagaacttatagcatattttaaccaattaaattCTACAAGAGGGATTAAAACTGAATTAGGCCAACCCTTTTAATGTCATTTTTTATGCTGTGGACCCAAAGAGTGTCTCTGCCAATTCATTTGTTTGGTGATTCATAGTGGGAGGGAAAGCTTTTGCATATTCACaaaaattcatgcaaatatcaaaTTTGTTCAATCTTAGAAGTTGTTCACTGATATGACATTTATACATGTGAATTGGGTAATAggttggattgattttggatgtcaattcgaatttaaaaaaaaaaaagttatattatttcaatttcgaGTTATTTTAGACTCTACCCATTCAAATTTACTTGGGAGTATCTGAAATCATTTTGGGAGGAGTACAAAAATGAACAAAAGTGAATAGATTTGCAAGCAAATTTGAGTCAAAGAGGAAATAAAGTGTGAAGCTGTTATGATTCAAAGAAAGCAGCCTCGTAAGGTTGCAGACATTGATTGCGAACTGCAAATCTTAATTGTTCATCACATTGAATGGGTTGATGGGTAGGTGTAATCTGTGCGTGCGTTTATGACCAGATGTTTTAAAACAATCGTGTATGCTAAAATCCCCTCAATAATCATGCTTTTAAATTTTCGCATTTATTtcaaatgcttgaaaaagaaagagtgaCTCACTTCATCTTCTCCCGTTTCAAATGGTAATGAATGTCAGTTGAGTCCCGACGTAAATATGTAGggagtgtttgattgaatcaagTTTAATCGAgcgaaaaaaaattaacttgatgagttattttttatcattttaattcgaattcgaaaaattttcgaatcaagtcaagtaaaataaaattcgagttgaattgagtgaaattgtttgagttaaattaaaaaaattaaacatgtcaaattaaatttttgttacattatACTTAATTccatattaaaacatataaatttaaaatcatatatatttgaaaactttttcacaataaatatatatatgttttagtataataaatttgaatcattaattaacttatttaggtccacaaaattattgttttaaaaactttttaaaatttaattttatttatatattttaaatatttgaaaattattttgaattatttttatatttttttgttgagcgagaccaatttattcattttcgaAATTGATAAGGAttattattcgagttatttgaattataaaatttaactcgattcaaacttgaaattcaaataactcaattcaagtaattcgatttttatttttacttttttaaatcgAATTGAGTTTTCATGTTAGTGGATATACATGAGCATTGCCCTTGGGTGGCCATTTATGTCACACTGACATCAACAATGCATATGATGTGATGAGGAAGTAGGGTACGGCAGGATCCGGGCATGCTTATGTATTCAGGTGCCTCAATCCAACATCAAAATATGTTTGTtaccaaattataaaaactcCAACTTGATGAACATAGGCGCAAAACAACACTAATCGCATTGAAAATGGCAACACCAAATTACAatatcaaaaccctaaaattaacattttataaaatgccATCCAAGTTTAACCCAAAATGTTGACTTCCAAGTAAACTCTCTGCTTCTCTATTTCTTATTTACACATTCCTTAACATAAAACCCTACGCCATTAAAAATCCATTTCTCCTCACATAATGGCACAAGCATTAGGGTTCTCATCATTGAACATGTGGTGAGGAGGATGAACAGATACTGGGTAACCCGGCACGTACCCGGAGTAGCCGTGCCCGTAACCGAACCCATAGCCCGGGTGCTCATATCCTGGGTAAGCGGGCATATATCCAAATTGGGGTTGAACCATAAATTCCATCTTGCTTCCTTCCATCTtaacaccaccaccaccaccatgtCCACCATCTTCGGCACCGCCATTGCCAcctttgttcttctttttccctCCATCACCGCCGCCACCATTCTCGCCACCCTCATTTTTGCCATCTTTCTCTTTCTTAGGTGGCACAATCTCAACACTCTTCTTCAGCTTGTCCTTCAATGCCTCAGCCAAGGCCTTAATATCCATAGTCCCCTTCACTGTGACCAACTCCTTCACCTCGTCTACTTTGAACTCATGCACACCTGCAAGTTACAATGccgtcaaaaaaatattttaaaaaaaaacccataaattaaaacaacttaACGCACGCCGCCTTTATAGTAACCTACCAAACAGTCAAAAATACATAAAGGGTCATCACCTTTGGTATCGGACACGATTTTGCGAATCTTAACAATGCATCCCTGGCACTGGCATTTCAGTTGCACCTTCAAATCTGCCGTCGTTACAGGGGCCtgaatcaaaattattcaaatagaaACAAGAAAATTAGTAACAAACTTTTTCAGTTTTCACATTCGAGATCAACATGTAAAACGTTTACCTCTTTGGGTTTCTTCTCTggtttcttattattattgtcaTCAGAAGCTTGATTTTTCTCTggttttttctcctttttctcttctttgttATCATCTTTCTTCGGCTGAGGTGAAACGAGGTCAACATTCTTCCTCGTTTTCTTCACGAGTTTCTCTTTAATGGCGGCCGGATCCACAGCTCCCTGTACAGTCACTTTGTTCGAGTTGCTCTCTGTTTTCACCGTCTCCACCCCTTCC includes the following:
- the LOC105788983 gene encoding heavy metal-associated isoprenylated plant protein 3, giving the protein MGEKKNGNKKGGNEGEKKEKGSSNFVFKVDCLCEGCSFKILKCIREFQGVETVKTESNSNKVTVQGAVDPAAIKEKLVKKTRKNVDLVSPQPKKDDNKEEKKEKKPEKNQASDDNNNKKPEKKPKEAPVTTADLKVQLKCQCQGCIVKIRKIVSDTKGVHEFKVDEVKELVTVKGTMDIKALAEALKDKLKKSVEIVPPKKEKDGKNEGGENGGGGDGGKKKNKGGNGGAEDGGHGGGGGVKMEGSKMEFMVQPQFGYMPAYPGYEHPGYGFGYGHGYSGYVPGYPVSVHPPHHMFNDENPNACAIM